CCGACGATCGCCGAGGGAATTGAAATACTCCGGCAACACGACGATCCGTGCGCCGGCTTCGACCGCTTGCCGAACCAACGACTCCGCCTTTGCATAGTTCGCCGGTTTCGATTCTCCGGAGTTCATCTGAACGGCGGCGACGATGAGATCGGATTGCATAGTGAAATAGAAAAAGAGTGGCGGTCGGACTCGAAGGTCGGTCGAAGCGAGCAACTAGAAAGCCAAGCAACTAGCAGGCAACGATTCTATTTTAGAATGACTTGATGCAAGCCGTCGACCCATCGGTGCGGAGAAAGCCGGCTGCCGATGCATAGCTTTCCGGAAAACGACACGGCCCCCGATTTTCATCGGAGGCCGTGTGCATTGGAAGCGAGCTTTCGTAACGTCGAATTTCGGCGTTAGGTTTTCGGCACCGGAGGAGCCGTCACGGCGGCAGGGCTGAGCTTCGCGGCGAACATGTCGCGCAGCTGCTTCGCCAAGACGTCTTGCGGTGCGAGTTTCAAGCCTTTGTCGAGTTCTCGAACGGCCTCTTTCGGAAACCCGAGGAAGCCGTAGTGGTAGCCGAGCAGAAATTGCATCGCCGGCGATTCGGTTTTCTCCGAGGCGGCTTCCAGAGCACGAAGCTGGTTCGTGTAGTCCTGGATGTTGCCGTAGAGTTCGCGATAGTTGCCGACGACGGCGTTCCACTTGTCTTGCGGAACCCCTTGCAGCGCGGCTTGCAAAGCGCCCGCCGCTTCATCGTACTTCCCGGTTGCGAACAAGCCTTGGCTCATCATCATGACGAGCGTGGCGTTGTTCGGATCATCGACTAAAGCATGTTGCCAATCACGGACGGCAGCTTCGTAGTTGCCGGTGCGGAAATCGTTTTCCCCTTGAGCCGCGAAGTCGCCGACGCCTGCTGCGAGAGTCGGAGCGGTCGCTTGTACCGGCACGGCTTGGTTGCCCGCTATGGGTGCGTAGTTGGCATAGGATCCGTTGCCGTACCCATAGTTATTGCCGTAGCCATACCCATTCCCATAACCGCCGTACCCACCATAGCCACCGTATCCGTATCCACCATAACCGCCGTAGCCGTAACCCAGCAGCGGACGGATGCCGTAGATCGCGCTCGAGAGCAAATAGCCCCACGGATTGCCGTAGCCATAGCCGTAGTAGCCGCCATATCCACCGTAGCCTAAGCCATAACCGCCTAAGCCATATCCATAACCACCACGACCATATCCGCCGCCATAGCCGTAACGGTTGTAGCCGTAGTTGCCGTATCCATAGCGATTGCCGCCGCCGTAGTTTCCATAGCTGCCGTAGTTGCCGCCGTGTCGGTAGCCGTTGTTGTAACCGTTGCCTCCATAGCCGTTACCGCCGTAGCCACCCGTGCCGGTTCCATGTCGATAGCCCCCGGCAAAAGCGGCTCCGTTCTGCGAACCGGTTCCGACGGCATGCCGAGCATGAAAGCTCGCGCCGTTGGAAAAATTCGCTCCGCCGATGCTGCCCGAGGTTCGTTGCACTCCACCGCCGTGGTTGTGCATGCCCGAGCCGTTCATGCCCGAGGCATGTCGCGTAGCGAAATTAGAACCTCCGCCGTTGACTCCACCTCCACGCTGGCCGCCGCCGTTGCCGGAGAAACCCGACGCGCCGAGCGAGGTGCCGACGTGATGTCGCGAATTGAACGACTGCCCGCCGCCGGAGTTGTGATGACCGCCGCCGAACGACTGCGCGCCGAACGATTGTCGGCCTAGCGAACTGCCTCCGAACGAGCTGCCGCCGTAAGAACGGCTTCCGCTGCTGCCGTGGTGCATGCTTCCGCTGAAGCTTTGGCTTCCACCGGAGCTATGGTGGCCGCCGCTATAGCCACCGCTGTGATGACCCCCGCTGAAGCCGCTGCTGTGATGTCCTCCCCCGCCGCCTCCATGATGCCCACCTCCGCCGCCGCCGTGATGTCCGCCGCCTCCTCCACCATGACCATGAGCGGCCAGTGCGCCTGGCACCATCATCAACGCCGTTGCGATGGCAACGGCCGATCCGAACCATGTATTTCGCATATCGCTTCCCCTAGCAATTGAGGAATGAAGCATCGGAGCACGGCGAGGCGCTGTGCCGGTCGACTCGTCGAGTCGGCGTACCTTCTCATCATGAGCGGTAAGACGCAGTGCTGATTTCCGAATTCACTTCATCCCGAACCATTGCCCGGTCCCCTTACTAGATAATACGCGCAATTGACGGCGCTTGTTCGAGATATCCGTTTCGTAATTCCTTACAAGCATTAAGGAAATGCTAAGCCTGGGCTCGTTCTGTCACAGTTTGTGCATTGCAAGGCTTAGCCGCTCTGTTCAAGGAACGAGCACGCCCTACTTCTTGCGTAGATTTCGCATTCACACGGCAAGGCACGCGACGGCGGTTTTCCGTAGTCGAACAAATCGCAGAGTTGCGGCGTGTGAAGATCTACCGCCGCTGGGTTACTTTGCCGTTGCGGGCGGCGGGGCTTCGATCGAGGCCGTGATCGGCGGCTTGCTCAACACGAAACGGAAGAGCACTCCGGTTCGTTCGTCGAAGTATTTATACGACGCGGCGAAGAAGACCACGTAACGGTTGTAGGTTTTCACGTCGACGATCTTCAGCGCTTCGTCACGCTTCGACACTAAGCCCTCGAACCATTGCCGCAGCGTCTTGCGATAGTCGTGGCAAGAAGTGTGCGTTACGCGGAAGCCCGCCTTCTCGAACTCCTTCGAGAGTTCGGGATACGAAGCCGGTACGTGGCCCGGAAAGAAAAGCTGCGCCACGGTAATCGCCGCCGGGAGCTTGGGCGTGAGCCGGCAGAAGAAGTGCAACACGAATTTGCCGCCGGGCTTCAGCGCATCGAACAGCTTCTTCAGCACGATCGGATTCTCTTGCGGGCGGACTGCTTCCCAGGCGCCGATGCTGTAGATCTTATCGTAGTATTCGCGCGGATACTGCGTGGTCACGAAGTTTTCGAGCAACACGCGATAGCCGTAGTTCTCTTGAATGAACGCGAGCTGCTCCTTCGAGAGGGTGTAGCCTGTCAGGCCTTCGCGGTCGCCGGTGTGTCGCTCGATATGGCGGAGCATCGAGGCCCAACCGCAGCCGAGCTCGGCGATCTTCTCGCCGGGCTTAGGGTCGAGCAGTTTCAGAATGTGGTTGGCTTTGTTCGTCTGCGCTTCGATCAGAGTCTCGTCGCCGCGCAGGTGGTCGGCGCAGGTGTAGAACATGAACTTCGGATCGAGAAAGAGCTTGTAGAACTCATTCGAGACGTCGTAGTGTTCCTCGATGCCGAGCGCCGCGTCTTGGAATTGCTTGCCGCGTAGAATAAGTCGGCGCAGAAACGATGGCGGCCAAGCTTCGCGAATCCAACGCCTTGCGGACGATTCCGGACCCGTGATGAATCGCCACACGCGCTCTTCATCGAGCCGCTCGGGATTGTGAATCAAGTAGTTGAGAACGCCGTAGCCGGTGCCGTAGATCAGCGTATCGAAGAAAAAACGAAGAGCGCGCATCGTGCTAGGTTACCGATGGATGAGGTCTATGGGATGTGTCACTTCGATTGGAATAATTCGCTCTGCACCAACTCATGCACGATCGATCGCAAGCCGTAACCGCTTTTCGCGGCGGCTTGCACGATGCGCTCGATGGCCGGCTGATCCAAGCCGGTTGCCGGAGCGCCCGTGGAATAGGTGACGAGATGACGCGTGATGCCTTGCGCCAATCGCTCGGGCTGTGCAATGAGCATCTTGCGTAATTCGCCGATGTCGGCGAAGGGGCGACCGTCCGGAGTTTGGCCGCTGCAATCTACCGGAAGGCCGTCGCGCCACGTTGGGAGTCCTTGGCGTTTTTGGTATGGCAGCGCCATCACCTCGGCGTCGATCTCGCGGTACTTCGTGCGATAGCCTCCGGCGACGTCGAAGCTTTCGAGCGCGAATCCGTAGGGATCGAATTTCGCATGGCAAGCCGCGCAGGAGCCCGTTCCTCGATGCAGCGTCAATTGTTCGCGCAATGTCTTCGCGCCGCGCACGTCGGGCTCGATCGGATTGATATTCGGCGGCGGAGGCGGAATCGGCGTACCGAGCAATCGCTCGGCGACCCACACGCCGCGCTTGACCGGCGACGTGTTCGTGCCGTTGGCCGTTACCTTCAATACCGAGGGCTGCGTCCACAGCCCTCCGAACGGCGACGACGCGGGCAACGCCACTTGGCGAAGCTGATGACCTTGCACGGGGGGCAAACTGTAATGCTTGGCGAGGGCTTCATTCACGAGCACCCACGGCGAATCGACGAAGTAAGTCACGCTGAGATTTTCATCGATCAACCGGCGAAAGTAAGCTTGTGTTTCCAGAATGCTCGAAGGCTTGAGCAGGTTGTTCTTCCCGTACTCGGGATAGAGATTGGCATCGGGCGAAGTGTCGTCGATCGCTCGCAAGCCGAGCCATTGATTCAGGAAGTCGTTCACGAATCGCGACGACTTCGGATCATGGAGCAGACGCTCGGTTTGCTCGCGCAGCACTTGCGGATCGCGAAGCTTGCCCGCTCCTGCGAGTTCGAGCAGCTTGTCGTCGGGCGTCGAGTTCCAAAGGAAATACGACAACCGCGAAGCAAGCGCAAAGTCGTCGAGGCGGCCGGGTTGTTCGATCACGCAGAAAAACTCGGGCGACGTCATCAACGCGGAAACTTGATCGAGAAACACGCGATCGAGCGTGATGCCGTCGTCGAGTTGCTTCGCAAGCGTGTCGACGATCGCCGTCAGCTCCGAGTCCGTCAGCGGGCGACGAAAGAAACGCGCGCCGATTCGCTGGAAGGTCGTTTTCATCACGGCTAGAAACTGCTCGCGGTCGATCGATTTCGCCTGTAAATGTTTCGGGCCGGTCGCATTCGCGATGACTTTACGCTGCGCGCGCAACTCTTCGATCAACGCCGGCGGGAAATCGGCGGTCAACCAGAGATCGCCGGCGAGCGGTAATGTCGGTTGTTCGACATCGATGTATTGCAGTGCCAAGCCCGGGCCTTTGCATTGCGACGCCTGCGAATTCTTCGGCACCTGAACGCCGAGCCCGAACGGGATAACACGGAGTGCATCGCCGACCGGGGAGCGATCGTTCAAATCGCGGGTGCGCAAATAGACCTCGGTTTCGATCACGGCCGGTTTTCCCGGCGGCGCTTCCAAGATCGTGAGCAGATCGATGATCTGAGGATACGCACCGGTGTGACCCGCATAGACGCCGAACGCCATCGGCTTATCGGTCTGATAGCCGTAGACCGCGATGCGCAGCTTGTGCATGCCGGGGCGCGAGGCGGAGAAGCCGCGGTTCGGGCCGGAAGCCGTGTCGGAATTGAACGAGACTTTCCAGCCGTCGTCGAGTTCGAGAATGTGCCCTTTCGACTGTTCGCTTTCGCGCGCCACGGAACGAACCACCGCCTGCATGTGCGGCGGATCGGTCGGCTTCGGAGCTTTCGGGACGTATTTCAACATCCAACTTAAAACATCGTCGGTCATCTTCAGATAACCGGCCGCTCCGGAAGCCGAAAGGGGGAGCGCGGTGCTCACTTTATCGAACCCATCGGTTCGGCCGTCTTCCGGAAGATTCAACCCGACGGTCGGCCGGACGCCGAACAGGTCGTAGATCGTGTTTGCATATTCCGTGCGGCTCAGGCGGCGAAGCTTGCTTCGTCCTTCCGTCGCTTGTTTCGCGACGAGCAGCGTCGTGAAGTCGCCGCGGATCCAGTCGACGATCGCTTTGCGTTCCGCCGCGGTAAGCGGCGTTTCGCCATCGGGGGGCATGGCGCCCGACTCGATCTGGCCGAGCACGCGAAACCAAAGTTGTCGCTCTTCGGCCAGTTGCTCGAGCGAGCGAGGAGCGTCGAGACGGAGCTTCGCTTCCGCGACCTTGTCGCCGTGGCACTTCGCGCAATGCGCTTGCAAGACGGAGTGAACGCCTGCGCGAAACGAAGTCGCCGCATCCTCGGCCCTTGCGACGACAGAATCGGCAACGATGAAGCAAAACAGAATCAGAACACGAT
The sequence above is drawn from the Planctomycetia bacterium genome and encodes:
- a CDS encoding class I SAM-dependent methyltransferase, with the protein product MRALRFFFDTLIYGTGYGVLNYLIHNPERLDEERVWRFITGPESSARRWIREAWPPSFLRRLILRGKQFQDAALGIEEHYDVSNEFYKLFLDPKFMFYTCADHLRGDETLIEAQTNKANHILKLLDPKPGEKIAELGCGWASMLRHIERHTGDREGLTGYTLSKEQLAFIQENYGYRVLLENFVTTQYPREYYDKIYSIGAWEAVRPQENPIVLKKLFDALKPGGKFVLHFFCRLTPKLPAAITVAQLFFPGHVPASYPELSKEFEKAGFRVTHTSCHDYRKTLRQWFEGLVSKRDEALKIVDVKTYNRYVVFFAASYKYFDERTGVLFRFVLSKPPITASIEAPPPATAK
- a CDS encoding DUF1592 domain-containing protein yields the protein MHRVLILFCFIVADSVVARAEDAATSFRAGVHSVLQAHCAKCHGDKVAEAKLRLDAPRSLEQLAEERQLWFRVLGQIESGAMPPDGETPLTAAERKAIVDWIRGDFTTLLVAKQATEGRSKLRRLSRTEYANTIYDLFGVRPTVGLNLPEDGRTDGFDKVSTALPLSASGAAGYLKMTDDVLSWMLKYVPKAPKPTDPPHMQAVVRSVARESEQSKGHILELDDGWKVSFNSDTASGPNRGFSASRPGMHKLRIAVYGYQTDKPMAFGVYAGHTGAYPQIIDLLTILEAPPGKPAVIETEVYLRTRDLNDRSPVGDALRVIPFGLGVQVPKNSQASQCKGPGLALQYIDVEQPTLPLAGDLWLTADFPPALIEELRAQRKVIANATGPKHLQAKSIDREQFLAVMKTTFQRIGARFFRRPLTDSELTAIVDTLAKQLDDGITLDRVFLDQVSALMTSPEFFCVIEQPGRLDDFALASRLSYFLWNSTPDDKLLELAGAGKLRDPQVLREQTERLLHDPKSSRFVNDFLNQWLGLRAIDDTSPDANLYPEYGKNNLLKPSSILETQAYFRRLIDENLSVTYFVDSPWVLVNEALAKHYSLPPVQGHQLRQVALPASSPFGGLWTQPSVLKVTANGTNTSPVKRGVWVAERLLGTPIPPPPPNINPIEPDVRGAKTLREQLTLHRGTGSCAACHAKFDPYGFALESFDVAGGYRTKYREIDAEVMALPYQKRQGLPTWRDGLPVDCSGQTPDGRPFADIGELRKMLIAQPERLAQGITRHLVTYSTGAPATGLDQPAIERIVQAAAKSGYGLRSIVHELVQSELFQSK
- a CDS encoding tetratricopeptide repeat protein, with amino-acid sequence MRNTWFGSAVAIATALMMVPGALAAHGHGGGGGGHHGGGGGGHHGGGGGGHHSSGFSGGHHSGGYSGGHHSSGGSQSFSGSMHHGSSGSRSYGGSSFGGSSLGRQSFGAQSFGGGHHNSGGGQSFNSRHHVGTSLGASGFSGNGGGQRGGGVNGGGSNFATRHASGMNGSGMHNHGGGVQRTSGSIGGANFSNGASFHARHAVGTGSQNGAAFAGGYRHGTGTGGYGGNGYGGNGYNNGYRHGGNYGSYGNYGGGNRYGYGNYGYNRYGYGGGYGRGGYGYGLGGYGLGYGGYGGYYGYGYGNPWGYLLSSAIYGIRPLLGYGYGGYGGYGYGGYGGYGGYGNGYGYGNNYGYGNGSYANYAPIAGNQAVPVQATAPTLAAGVGDFAAQGENDFRTGNYEAAVRDWQHALVDDPNNATLVMMMSQGLFATGKYDEAAGALQAALQGVPQDKWNAVVGNYRELYGNIQDYTNQLRALEAASEKTESPAMQFLLGYHYGFLGFPKEAVRELDKGLKLAPQDVLAKQLRDMFAAKLSPAAVTAPPVPKT